The following proteins are encoded in a genomic region of Lutra lutra chromosome 16, mLutLut1.2, whole genome shotgun sequence:
- the TAC4 gene encoding tachykinin-4 isoform X1 produces the protein MLPCLPLLLLMGLSAGTVTADEELALGAEAGSWITLTLEDDGIHLQLQQVKRGKASQFFGLMGKRVRGIPPIQPDRRTAPPPEHPQGQMVQGLVDRVQLSTEELFPGREDEDHRSE, from the exons ATgctgccctgcctccccctgcttctcctgaTGGGGCTGTCGGCAGGCACTGTGACAGCTGACGAGGAACTGGCACTCGGAGCGGAAGCAGGGTCCTGGATAACCTTGACCCTGGAG GATGATGGCATTCACCTCCAGCTCCAGCAGGTGAAGAGGGGCAAAGCCAGCCAGTTCTTTGGGCTGATGGGGAAGCGGGTGAGAG GAATACCTCCCATCCAGCCAGACAGAAGAACAG CTCCACCACCAGAGCATCCGCAAGGACAAATGGTGCAGGGCCTTGTGGACAGGGTGCAACTATCTACAGAAG AACTCTTCCCAGGCAGAGAGGACGAGGACCACAGGTCAGAGTGA
- the TAC4 gene encoding tachykinin-4 isoform X2 yields MLPCLPLLLLMGLSAGTVTADEELALGAEAGSWITLTLEDDGIHLQLQQVKRGKASQFFGLMGKRVRGIPPIQPDRRTAPPPEHPQGQMVQGLVDRVQLSTEGREDEDHRSE; encoded by the exons ATgctgccctgcctccccctgcttctcctgaTGGGGCTGTCGGCAGGCACTGTGACAGCTGACGAGGAACTGGCACTCGGAGCGGAAGCAGGGTCCTGGATAACCTTGACCCTGGAG GATGATGGCATTCACCTCCAGCTCCAGCAGGTGAAGAGGGGCAAAGCCAGCCAGTTCTTTGGGCTGATGGGGAAGCGGGTGAGAG GAATACCTCCCATCCAGCCAGACAGAAGAACAG CTCCACCACCAGAGCATCCGCAAGGACAAATGGTGCAGGGCCTTGTGGACAGGGTGCAACTATCTACAGAAG GCAGAGAGGACGAGGACCACAGGTCAGAGTGA